Proteins co-encoded in one Parascardovia denticolens DSM 10105 = JCM 12538 genomic window:
- a CDS encoding type II secretion system F family protein codes for MGMTTVSVICFSLLCGLLSALCKDEEHFLSSDRRLRALRRSYLSERRWQEEGGEGEKEDESDFPAQLVLEMLIVSISNGASIPRSLEAVGTVMKNPVGKAFKEVAEALYRGSSWADAWELGRRGIGDERGREVFDVVDRALEPSWRHGLSPLNRLETTIEEANRQQNRRLDDAVSKLSVKILLPLGLCFLPAFIVVTVLPSLAGWITNIMG; via the coding sequence ATGGGAATGACGACTGTCAGCGTGATCTGTTTCTCCCTCCTGTGTGGCCTCCTATCCGCTTTATGCAAGGACGAAGAGCACTTTCTTTCGTCCGACCGCCGCTTGCGGGCCCTCCGCCGTTCTTACCTTTCAGAAAGGCGATGGCAAGAGGAGGGAGGGGAAGGGGAGAAAGAAGATGAGTCCGATTTCCCAGCCCAGCTTGTCTTGGAAATGCTGATCGTATCAATCAGCAATGGGGCTTCCATCCCCCGCTCTCTTGAAGCCGTGGGGACCGTCATGAAAAATCCGGTGGGGAAGGCCTTCAAGGAGGTGGCTGAAGCGCTGTATCGTGGTTCCTCCTGGGCCGACGCCTGGGAACTGGGAAGGCGGGGGATAGGCGACGAGCGGGGGAGGGAGGTCTTCGACGTGGTCGACCGGGCCCTTGAGCCTTCCTGGCGGCATGGCCTGTCTCCCCTCAACAGGTTGGAGACGACCATCGAGGAGGCCAACCGTCAGCAAAACAGGCGTCTGGATGATGCCGTGAGCAAGCTGTCGGTGAAGATACTTCTGCCTTTAGGTCTTTGCTTCCTCCCCGCTTTCATCGTGGTGACCGTCCTCCCCTCCTTGGCCGGATGGATCACCAACATCATGGGGTGA
- a CDS encoding DUF4244 domain-containing protein produces the protein MKNQEAIPLPGEGEGPIGRLGTGLQGIRMKATEALCLADARSRTFLEGSDEGMATAEYAIVLVAATGFAGLLVAILKSDMVKDTLVNLVKSALSVRA, from the coding sequence ATGAAAAATCAAGAAGCGATTCCTCTCCCGGGAGAGGGGGAAGGGCCAATCGGCCGCCTCGGAACGGGTCTTCAAGGGATCCGGATGAAGGCGACGGAGGCCCTCTGCCTTGCTGACGCCCGGTCCCGGACCTTCCTGGAAGGATCTGACGAAGGCATGGCGACGGCTGAATACGCCATCGTGCTGGTCGCCGCGACAGGCTTCGCCGGCCTATTGGTGGCGATCCTGAAATCGGATATGGTCAAGGACACTTTAGTGAATCTGGTGAAAAGTGCGCTCTCCGTCCGGGCCTAA
- a CDS encoding TadE family protein: MTAEFAIVLPAVTALTLLVLSLSQVIVTKVSCQDAAREGVQAYQMALVSQTGPASASTGGGGQGRAEAVVHQRAGNEARVVFTSQGDTTRIDVTCPVRLGTVPFFHLSLHSEAYALKVGENHD; this comes from the coding sequence GTGACCGCGGAATTCGCCATCGTGCTTCCCGCGGTCACCGCCCTGACCCTGCTGGTCCTCTCCCTGAGCCAGGTCATCGTGACCAAGGTGTCTTGCCAGGATGCCGCCCGAGAAGGGGTCCAAGCCTATCAGATGGCCCTCGTCTCCCAAACCGGCCCTGCCTCAGCCTCCACGGGTGGGGGTGGCCAGGGGCGAGCGGAAGCGGTCGTCCATCAGCGTGCGGGGAACGAAGCTCGGGTCGTCTTCACCTCCCAAGGGGATACGACTCGGATCGATGTGACTTGCCCCGTCAGACTGGGAACGGTTCCGTTCTTCCACCTGTCCCTTCACTCGGAAGCATACGCGCTGAAAGTGGGCGAAAATCATGACTAA
- a CDS encoding Rv3654c family TadE-like protein, which translates to MTKESSEGRLSDGRPRLVQASARLAEGWEGVPSRSRKWIRESDRGSGTVVGIGLTALVGFLTVLVVFLGSAFCARADAQNAAQQAALAGAYLVVSPGSAPSNEVCSKAQRIVEANHGRLLRCSLKASDVVVEVGIQPSVGILPQMTAWAKAGPVKCVSRNG; encoded by the coding sequence ATGACTAAGGAATCCTCAGAAGGACGTCTTTCCGATGGAAGGCCTCGGCTCGTTCAAGCATCTGCGCGGCTGGCGGAGGGGTGGGAAGGTGTGCCCAGCCGGTCGCGGAAATGGATCAGGGAAAGCGACCGGGGGAGCGGCACCGTCGTCGGCATAGGGCTTACGGCTCTCGTGGGCTTCCTGACGGTTCTGGTCGTCTTCCTCGGGAGCGCTTTCTGCGCTAGGGCCGATGCTCAGAACGCGGCCCAGCAGGCGGCCTTGGCCGGGGCCTATCTAGTTGTCTCCCCAGGGTCTGCGCCTTCGAACGAGGTTTGCTCGAAGGCGCAGAGGATAGTGGAGGCCAACCATGGTCGCCTTCTTCGGTGCTCGCTTAAGGCGAGCGATGTGGTGGTGGAAGTCGGTATTCAACCGTCCGTTGGGATCCTTCCTCAAATGACCGCATGGGCGAAGGCGGGACCGG